From one Elusimicrobiota bacterium genomic stretch:
- a CDS encoding CsgG/HfaB family protein: MKKWRVGLVALLFVLSAIVPGFAASSKLNIVVSEFIGKGVPQEEASIVSEFIRVELNKVRLFNIIERSQIETILKEQKMQYSGVTTEQDAVQMGKLVNCQKVIIGNVMAIQGSYYVTAKVVNVETGEIEVSSKEGPVKAAEFGVEASAIAAVIVKKLIGLESDTSAGVNKAVKVKPVDNSGTVDENNVPNKMNNDYQQGFLSGKAAGKNEASTCLWGGIGFACGPVGVLASYITSHKAAPKEEYRGKSGNYANGYVDGYTETVKKKETAASWIGCIISTLLFGLQI; encoded by the coding sequence GTGAAGAAATGGCGGGTGGGTTTAGTAGCGTTATTGTTTGTTTTATCAGCGATTGTCCCGGGATTTGCGGCGTCGTCAAAACTTAATATTGTGGTTTCCGAGTTTATAGGAAAAGGCGTCCCGCAGGAAGAGGCGAGTATTGTAAGTGAGTTTATCCGCGTAGAACTCAACAAAGTGCGGTTGTTTAATATCATAGAACGCAGTCAAATTGAAACAATATTGAAAGAACAAAAAATGCAGTATTCCGGAGTTACTACTGAACAAGATGCTGTGCAGATGGGTAAACTTGTTAACTGCCAGAAGGTTATCATTGGTAATGTAATGGCGATACAGGGTAGTTATTACGTTACCGCCAAAGTTGTGAATGTGGAAACCGGGGAAATTGAGGTGTCATCAAAAGAGGGGCCGGTTAAGGCTGCGGAGTTCGGGGTGGAAGCGTCAGCAATAGCAGCGGTTATCGTAAAGAAACTTATTGGGTTGGAATCAGATACGTCTGCCGGTGTAAATAAGGCGGTGAAAGTTAAACCCGTGGATAACAGCGGAACAGTAGATGAGAATAACGTACCGAATAAAATGAATAATGATTATCAGCAAGGATTTCTTTCTGGTAAGGCTGCCGGGAAAAATGAAGCAAGTACGTGTCTCTGGGGTGGGATTGGATTTGCTTGCGGGCCCGTAGGTGTCTTAGCGTCGTATATAACAAGCCATAAAGCTGCGCCTAAAGAAGAGTATCGCGGGAAATCCGGGAATTATGCTAATGGTTATGTTGACGGATACACTGAAACTGTTAAGAAAAAGGAAACTGCAGCAAGCTGGATCGGGTGTATAATCAGCACGTTATTGTTCGGATTACAGATATAA
- a CDS encoding glycosyltransferase, with protein sequence MSSKLTYVVVLTGKAGNSASAVLQRDVVNTVPKGSCVTIIDVRGQNAGYAAMMNKVVRSVKTKYYAVVPLKVKIYPSYEKEMMKGFAKGNVVMVYSDYNINNGSGKVELKQMFDYNSNFTERFEFGLIQIFDKARVIKAGGYRSKFTFPAAVEYDLRLRLFNNKGWFQHIKKALYENIVVESKESKLFEAFKYLQYNKKYEREVENAFYDFLKSSGTFLLNKSAKVQYGKNEKFLPLVSIVSPVFNRDKWVAKAIESVLRQTFKDWEMILVDNASTDNTVKIIKSYMAKDKRIKLIQNKNYRAGAIAYCLNRGIAAGVGKYYAQLDSDDEYTPDCLATMVKYMESHPATGLAVSYYDLVDEKSKVLSKFGVIKHLEFNRNNILRCEGAGALRMWHRKVWREFGGFDEKNFGAFGEDYDLVLKTCEKYDVGRVHKVLYHYRRHSDVTDMVRSADYKQATKTMARVNAWNRRKKFNKGN encoded by the coding sequence GTGTCTTCAAAATTGACTTATGTTGTTGTGTTAACAGGTAAGGCGGGGAATAGCGCCAGTGCGGTGTTGCAGCGTGATGTTGTTAATACAGTCCCTAAAGGAAGTTGTGTAACAATTATTGATGTTAGAGGACAGAATGCCGGATACGCTGCGATGATGAATAAAGTTGTGCGTAGTGTTAAGACTAAGTACTATGCGGTAGTACCGTTGAAGGTTAAGATATACCCGTCTTACGAGAAGGAAATGATGAAGGGTTTCGCGAAGGGTAATGTTGTGATGGTATATTCTGATTATAACATCAATAACGGTAGTGGAAAAGTTGAGCTCAAACAAATGTTTGATTATAACAGTAATTTTACGGAACGGTTTGAGTTCGGGCTTATACAAATATTTGACAAAGCTAGGGTTATAAAAGCTGGGGGGTATCGCTCAAAGTTTACATTTCCCGCGGCGGTAGAGTATGATCTGCGGCTGAGGTTGTTCAATAATAAAGGGTGGTTCCAGCATATTAAAAAAGCGTTATACGAAAATATTGTTGTTGAAAGTAAGGAATCAAAACTGTTTGAAGCGTTTAAGTATCTGCAATACAATAAGAAGTATGAGCGGGAGGTTGAGAACGCGTTTTATGATTTCCTGAAATCTTCCGGTACGTTTCTCTTGAATAAAAGCGCGAAAGTGCAGTATGGTAAAAATGAAAAGTTTTTGCCTTTGGTAAGTATTGTGTCGCCGGTATTCAACCGCGATAAGTGGGTGGCAAAAGCTATTGAGTCAGTACTTAGGCAAACGTTTAAGGATTGGGAAATGATTCTGGTGGATAACGCGTCGACCGATAATACTGTTAAGATTATAAAATCTTATATGGCGAAGGATAAACGAATTAAGCTTATACAAAACAAGAATTATCGCGCAGGGGCGATTGCGTACTGTCTTAACCGCGGGATTGCTGCGGGTGTCGGGAAGTATTATGCGCAGTTGGATTCTGATGATGAGTATACACCGGATTGTTTGGCGACAATGGTGAAATACATGGAATCGCATCCGGCAACCGGGCTTGCGGTATCGTACTATGATCTTGTCGATGAGAAAAGTAAGGTACTGAGTAAGTTCGGGGTGATTAAGCATCTGGAATTTAACCGTAATAACATACTGCGGTGCGAAGGTGCAGGCGCGTTGAGGATGTGGCACCGTAAGGTATGGCGCGAGTTTGGCGGGTTTGATGAAAAAAATTTTGGCGCGTTTGGCGAAGATTATGATCTTGTTCTTAAAACATGTGAAAAATATGATGTCGGGCGTGTGCATAAGGTGTTGTATCATTACCGCCGGCATTCCGATGTGACGGATATGGTGCGTTCAGCGGATTATAAGCAGGCAACTAAGACTATGGCACGGGTGAATGCGTGGAACCGCAGGAAAAAGTTTAATAAAGGAAACTAA
- a CDS encoding SpoIID/LytB domain-containing protein: MNLDKEPRLKVGIIESAQRVTFRVDGEFRIVHSKGEEKIDPEIGRVHEVSLMEGKIFLGRPGPGRIVHSEEIRIVPSTPETMMVLFEVPIGRKFHWERKQEQSFYGELIFLVTKDGIMVINELPLEKYVTSVISSEMSARAPMEYLKAHAVMSRSWVLAQIVQAREKVPNTTYEKVTDDTIIRWYGREGHDLYDICNDDHCQRFHGFNKITPAAVDAISNTRGMLLMDGNEICDARFYKACGGWSENYEYSWQDEIKPKYLRGVWDSEDASQAVKLDTEDAVKKFIFSEPKVYCNFKSKAILNQILVDFDQETTNFFRWEVKYKTKQVSEIIHQKLGVDLGDLKEIRPLKRGVSGRLYLAEFVGTKKSIKVGKELEIRRALSKSHLYSGCFVVKKERGGFTFNGAGWGHGVGLCQIGAGAMAVEGKKYQEILLHYFRNAEIVKKYQ; encoded by the coding sequence ATGAATCTTGATAAAGAACCTAGGCTTAAAGTAGGGATTATTGAATCTGCGCAGAGGGTAACTTTTCGCGTGGATGGCGAATTTAGGATCGTGCATTCTAAAGGCGAGGAAAAGATTGACCCGGAGATCGGGCGTGTACATGAAGTGTCGTTGATGGAAGGGAAAATATTTTTGGGCCGTCCCGGGCCCGGACGGATTGTGCATAGCGAAGAGATACGGATTGTTCCTTCAACACCGGAAACTATGATGGTATTGTTTGAAGTGCCGATCGGGAGGAAGTTTCATTGGGAACGTAAACAGGAACAAAGTTTTTATGGTGAATTAATATTTCTGGTGACAAAAGACGGGATTATGGTGATAAATGAATTGCCGCTTGAGAAGTATGTTACCAGCGTTATAAGTTCTGAGATGAGCGCAAGGGCGCCAATGGAATACCTTAAAGCTCATGCTGTGATGTCCCGCAGCTGGGTGCTTGCACAGATTGTGCAGGCACGTGAGAAAGTGCCAAATACGACTTACGAGAAGGTTACAGATGATACTATTATCCGGTGGTACGGAAGGGAAGGGCATGACTTGTACGATATCTGTAACGACGATCATTGCCAGAGGTTTCACGGGTTTAATAAAATAACGCCTGCGGCAGTTGATGCAATAAGTAATACGCGGGGTATGTTGTTGATGGATGGTAATGAAATTTGTGATGCGCGGTTCTATAAAGCCTGCGGGGGATGGTCAGAAAATTATGAGTATTCCTGGCAGGATGAGATTAAGCCGAAGTATCTCCGCGGAGTATGGGATTCTGAGGATGCGTCACAGGCTGTAAAGTTGGATACCGAAGATGCGGTGAAGAAATTTATTTTCTCTGAACCTAAAGTGTACTGCAATTTTAAGAGTAAGGCTATACTAAACCAGATACTCGTGGATTTTGACCAGGAAACTACAAATTTTTTCCGTTGGGAAGTTAAGTATAAAACAAAACAAGTAAGTGAGATAATTCATCAGAAACTGGGAGTTGACCTCGGGGATTTAAAAGAAATACGCCCATTGAAACGCGGGGTGTCCGGTAGATTGTACCTCGCGGAATTTGTTGGGACTAAGAAGAGTATTAAAGTAGGAAAAGAGTTGGAGATACGCCGTGCGTTGTCGAAGTCGCATCTTTACAGCGGTTGTTTTGTGGTGAAGAAAGAACGGGGTGGGTTTACTTTCAACGGTGCCGGTTGGGGTCATGGCGTTGGGTTGTGCCAGATTGGTGCCGGTGCGATGGCGGTTGAAGGGAAAAAGTATCAGGAAATATTATTGCATTATTTCCGTAACGCTGAGATTGTGAAGAAGTATCAGTAA
- a CDS encoding FAD-binding oxidoreductase, whose amino-acid sequence MYGKVTDDIIKELKVIVGENAVITEKDKMIDYSHDEFPLEEIHQYPEVVVKPGNTVAVSEVMKLANKYRIAVTPRGGATGLAGGCVPINKGIVLSLENMNSIIEVDRANLMVVSEAGASLMNMYKEIHKEGLFFPPHPGDESATVGGVVATNAGGARALKYGVIRNFIRGIEVVLPTGEIVNFGGKIVKTSTGYSLLHLMTGSEGTLGIITKATISLLPPPKAMMTLVAPFESMSDAIKTVPEIIVNKILPMAIEFLEIEPIKVTEDFMNKKWPSGLGRAHLMIIIDASSEDEIMKLAESVADVCTANGALDVFIADNDNKQKEILDLRSHMYEAIKSHVLEILDICVPPARIAEFVNFVHELQKKYNVWLPSYGHAGDGNVHTHLMKGKYIDGKIQSVPEAEWRASFKQVRNELHEYGVKLGGVLSGEHGVGLVKKEYLPMMFDKTTLKLMKEIKAVFDPNNILNPGKIVD is encoded by the coding sequence ATGTATGGCAAGGTAACGGATGATATTATTAAAGAATTGAAGGTTATTGTCGGGGAAAATGCGGTTATCACTGAAAAAGATAAGATGATTGATTACTCGCATGATGAGTTTCCTCTGGAAGAAATACATCAGTATCCTGAAGTTGTGGTGAAACCAGGGAATACTGTTGCGGTGTCTGAAGTTATGAAATTAGCTAATAAATACAGGATTGCTGTAACTCCGCGTGGGGGTGCAACTGGGCTTGCGGGCGGGTGCGTGCCTATTAATAAAGGGATTGTGTTATCGCTTGAGAATATGAATAGTATTATAGAAGTTGACCGTGCTAATCTTATGGTTGTAAGTGAAGCCGGGGCGAGTTTGATGAATATGTATAAGGAAATTCATAAAGAAGGGTTGTTCTTTCCTCCGCATCCCGGGGATGAAAGCGCGACTGTAGGAGGTGTGGTTGCAACTAATGCCGGAGGAGCGAGGGCGTTGAAGTACGGTGTTATCCGCAATTTCATACGCGGGATTGAGGTTGTTCTCCCGACAGGTGAGATTGTGAATTTTGGAGGAAAAATTGTTAAGACCAGTACTGGGTATAGTCTTTTGCATCTAATGACCGGGTCGGAAGGAACTCTCGGGATTATTACTAAAGCAACGATTAGTTTGTTGCCGCCTCCAAAAGCTATGATGACACTGGTTGCGCCGTTTGAGTCAATGAGCGATGCTATTAAAACCGTGCCTGAGATTATAGTTAATAAAATATTGCCGATGGCGATTGAGTTTTTGGAGATTGAGCCTATCAAGGTTACAGAAGATTTTATGAATAAAAAATGGCCGTCGGGCCTTGGCCGCGCGCATTTAATGATAATCATTGATGCAAGCAGTGAAGATGAAATAATGAAACTCGCAGAGTCTGTTGCTGATGTGTGTACAGCGAATGGTGCCTTGGATGTTTTTATTGCGGATAATGATAATAAGCAAAAGGAAATACTTGACCTCAGAAGCCATATGTATGAAGCGATTAAGTCGCATGTGCTCGAGATACTCGATATTTGTGTTCCACCGGCAAGGATTGCGGAATTTGTTAATTTTGTGCATGAACTTCAGAAGAAGTATAACGTATGGCTGCCATCTTACGGGCATGCGGGGGATGGGAATGTGCATACGCATCTGATGAAAGGGAAGTATATCGACGGGAAAATACAGTCTGTCCCGGAAGCGGAATGGAGGGCGAGTTTTAAGCAGGTACGCAATGAACTGCACGAGTACGGGGTTAAACTCGGTGGTGTGTTGTCCGGTGAACACGGTGTGGGGTTAGTGAAAAAAGAGTATCTTCCGATGATGTTTGACAAAACTACCCTAAAGCTTATGAAAGAAATTAAGGCGGTGTTTGACCCGAATAATATTTTGAACCCCGGAAAGATAGTGGATTAA
- a CDS encoding OmpA family protein, whose translation MLKNVRVVIAVIGISFLAVNIGYSAFWDYGFGPRPMGMGGAFTGIADDSNASIWNPAGLGMVGRTQADFMYAKMYMNLPNNDWGLMHGTLAYPWKDISGTVGLTVTNFDVNSLYLENMLIAGYGTKISGSSNSKDQWYAGLNAKYLMRTFKWDEDTLTRSTDRNDLTVKAGSSSGGISVDAGVLGHMGDSLSIGIIGKNLTQPNVGLKYEDKVPMEMRAGMGYKIDPKTVVAADVSYRMQSWGSQDNFMNLHFGVETWLKGQPIAVRAGYDMKQGVSGGASYIMKLSAENELRIDYALLYSMTLNEENIGSHRVGVNLAWGKPPVQKVIEKKINVDVNAQQYVSPNGDKERDTVDINLMCSEKNLESWKLEIKRDVDVVRVYESTSAIVPVITWDVTDKNNKVLPDGKYSYGLVVKTLAGKTIPSSTLKQIIVDTKVPTASITASTYVVTPDNDGKDEFALFKFNMSDDNGVANAIIKIFDANGKEARKFDMGKQDSIMWDCKDDYYKQIVPNGKYTAKLFVFDNAGNQAVAEANITVDVPPQVVVKEVVKEVIKEVIKEVPKEVVKEIASKDVQVQELPEGLKLTLGSGILFDSGKSTLRSTAYPTLDKIVKLIEAYPGTAIRVEGHSDSVGSQSLNNLLSELRARSVADYIIEKGVPIKRISCRGLGASNPVSSNKTEQGRTLNRRVEIFIGKKAMEPTAE comes from the coding sequence ATGCTGAAAAACGTAAGGGTAGTTATTGCGGTAATCGGTATATCCTTTCTTGCCGTCAACATTGGATACTCAGCGTTTTGGGATTACGGGTTTGGCCCGCGTCCTATGGGTATGGGTGGAGCGTTTACGGGTATTGCCGATGATTCTAATGCGTCGATTTGGAACCCTGCGGGGTTAGGGATGGTTGGGCGTACACAAGCTGATTTTATGTACGCAAAGATGTATATGAACCTGCCAAATAATGACTGGGGATTGATGCATGGGACATTGGCGTATCCTTGGAAAGATATCAGCGGTACCGTAGGCCTTACCGTTACGAACTTTGATGTAAATTCTTTGTATCTGGAGAACATGCTGATTGCCGGGTATGGTACCAAAATATCGGGTTCTTCAAATTCTAAGGATCAGTGGTATGCCGGGTTGAATGCAAAATATTTGATGAGAACGTTTAAATGGGATGAAGATACCCTGACAAGGTCCACGGATCGTAATGACTTAACCGTGAAAGCGGGAAGTTCGTCTGGCGGTATCAGTGTGGATGCCGGTGTGCTCGGGCATATGGGTGATAGTTTGTCAATCGGTATTATCGGGAAAAACCTTACTCAGCCTAATGTTGGGTTGAAGTATGAGGATAAAGTTCCTATGGAGATGCGTGCCGGGATGGGGTACAAGATTGATCCGAAAACTGTTGTTGCAGCGGATGTGAGTTACCGTATGCAAAGCTGGGGGTCACAGGATAATTTTATGAACCTGCATTTTGGTGTGGAAACTTGGTTAAAAGGACAGCCGATTGCTGTACGCGCTGGGTATGATATGAAACAGGGTGTTTCAGGTGGAGCTAGTTATATCATGAAACTAAGCGCTGAGAATGAACTGCGGATTGATTATGCTTTACTGTATTCTATGACGTTAAATGAAGAAAATATCGGGAGCCATAGGGTTGGTGTGAATCTTGCTTGGGGCAAGCCGCCGGTACAGAAGGTTATTGAGAAGAAAATTAATGTTGATGTTAACGCTCAGCAGTATGTGTCGCCAAACGGGGATAAAGAACGTGATACCGTAGATATTAACCTTATGTGTTCAGAAAAAAATCTTGAATCCTGGAAACTTGAGATTAAACGGGATGTGGATGTTGTGAGAGTGTATGAAAGTACCAGCGCAATTGTGCCGGTTATCACCTGGGATGTTACTGATAAGAATAATAAAGTTCTTCCTGATGGTAAGTATAGTTACGGGTTGGTTGTAAAAACTTTGGCTGGGAAAACAATACCAAGCTCAACGCTTAAACAAATCATTGTTGATACAAAGGTTCCTACCGCGAGTATTACAGCTAGTACCTATGTCGTAACTCCGGATAATGATGGTAAAGATGAATTTGCGTTATTTAAGTTTAATATGAGCGACGATAACGGCGTGGCTAATGCGATTATTAAAATATTTGATGCAAACGGTAAAGAAGCGCGGAAGTTTGATATGGGTAAACAGGACAGTATTATGTGGGACTGCAAGGATGATTATTACAAACAAATTGTACCGAACGGGAAGTATACCGCAAAATTGTTTGTGTTTGATAACGCAGGAAACCAGGCCGTAGCGGAAGCTAATATAACCGTGGATGTTCCGCCACAGGTTGTAGTTAAGGAAGTTGTAAAAGAGGTTATTAAAGAAGTTATCAAGGAAGTGCCTAAGGAAGTAGTGAAAGAAATAGCGTCAAAAGATGTACAGGTGCAGGAGTTGCCGGAAGGGTTGAAACTTACACTCGGGAGCGGGATACTGTTTGATTCCGGGAAGTCAACACTGAGATCCACTGCGTATCCTACGCTGGATAAAATCGTGAAACTTATTGAAGCGTATCCAGGGACCGCTATACGCGTGGAAGGGCATTCGGATAGTGTGGGTAGTCAGTCGTTGAATAACCTGTTGTCTGAACTCCGTGCGAGAAGTGTTGCGGATTATATTATAGAAAAAGGTGTACCGATAAAACGTATCTCGTGTAGGGGTTTAGGCGCGTCAAATCCTGTTAGCAGTAATAAAACTGAACAAGGGCGTACACTGAATCGGCGAGTTGAAATATTTATTGGGAAAAAGGCGATGGAGCCAACCGCTGAGTAA
- a CDS encoding carbohydrate ABC transporter permease, producing the protein MFKKSKYKNLINYVVLTLIGILVFLPLYWLFITAITPEAEITRMPPRIFPQHLTLENFKRVFYAAPISRWFLNSLLITFIVTLYTLFSASMAAYAFARKSFPGNKFLFALVLGSVMIPSQIVMVPLYLMVRQMNLVDSYWAVILPALPQPFAIFMLKQFIQELPVDIEEAARLDGCSDFMIYWRIILPLIKPVLAALAIFVFITEWNSFIWPLVVLNSPDKFTLSVGLATLQEQQVRDYGLLMAGATISAVPIVFIFFSFQRFLMRGLGMGSLRA; encoded by the coding sequence ATGTTTAAGAAGTCTAAGTATAAGAATTTGATTAATTATGTTGTCCTGACATTGATTGGGATACTTGTCTTTCTGCCATTGTACTGGTTGTTCATCACAGCTATCACTCCGGAAGCTGAGATTACAAGGATGCCGCCAAGAATATTTCCGCAGCATCTTACGCTTGAGAATTTTAAACGCGTGTTTTATGCAGCACCGATTTCACGGTGGTTCCTCAATAGTTTATTGATAACCTTTATTGTAACACTATACACTTTATTTTCGGCGAGTATGGCAGCGTATGCGTTTGCCAGAAAGTCGTTTCCCGGGAATAAATTCTTGTTTGCTCTAGTTCTTGGGTCGGTGATGATTCCCAGCCAGATTGTTATGGTGCCGTTATATCTTATGGTACGGCAGATGAATCTTGTTGATAGTTACTGGGCAGTAATTCTTCCGGCGTTACCACAACCGTTTGCGATTTTTATGTTGAAACAGTTTATACAGGAATTGCCGGTGGATATCGAAGAAGCTGCACGGTTGGATGGGTGTTCTGATTTCATGATTTATTGGCGGATAATTTTGCCGTTAATTAAGCCGGTACTTGCGGCATTAGCGATATTTGTGTTTATTACTGAATGGAACTCGTTCATATGGCCGTTGGTGGTATTGAACTCGCCGGATAAGTTTACATTATCCGTAGGATTAGCGACACTGCAGGAACAGCAGGTAAGGGATTACGGGTTATTAATGGCAGGCGCAACAATTTCTGCGGTACCGATTGTGTTTATCTTTTTTTCATTTCAGAGGTTTCTCATGCGTGGGCTTGGGATGGGGTCGTTAAGGGCATAA